The DNA sequence atacatactaagataatgatttttatcttcttcttttaatttgtaataatgtattctatattcacatatataagattccacattacatagatcatatatctggatattagctaaatggttttttgcttcttgatattctttattatagacttcttgtttatgatctataatattttttccaaaaaattctttatatagaatcatcattatatataatatcttatcataagctgttatttttgttgctaaatcttctattatttggttttctattgatgtcatataatctcttatagttcctttagtatgaaatcctatgtaattccaaatatctcttccagacaattcactaagctttggattagtaaaagcttctaataaaaaggaattcaaccaattttcgaaaatttctttttcattctttttacagtctaaatcaagcattctttctccttccatttcttggattttaggaacgtactttgatggtatttttgtatattttgaatctttatttataaacctttttttaaaagcataattatcaaaacctgtttcccatttatatTGAGATTGGTTAtctttagatgttccagcttcattttttacttgtattggaattgctggttcttcgtcacttgaataatctaggatgtgttcttcattttctatattttcagaatttactaattcttcttctatttgaaatccttgttccataatattattttctcgagccatttttaattgtttaaaaagcattgtaacttcttctaacttttcttcaatattcataattttagtggtggttttacttttagatctgttatgttgattatattttgaaattttttttctttgggattctctttttctttatttctttgaaattttatggatactaatatttcttcaagcatatctactatagaatttaattgtgggttaaaagtatgataaagatgtggagaatcatttccatgataacatttttttagaaattccgtgtgaaaaataagttttttcaggtttttgaagtccttcaataaaacttatagtaaaataaagattttgagaaaaatcattttgtattaattttaagaattcggtgtcattacagttaacattagttaaaatcattaatttttggtcTATTAATTTCGATAACttgattatttcttctcttaaatcttctaatttacttttttccattatgtgacgcttttctttgtgaggAGTTACGGTTTAAAGTGTGGCTTTAAAAAGTGTGATGTAaacaaatctttaaatctgtaccAACTTTGATCTGTATACTAAAATTCTCCATTTGATAATCATCATACAGATTTACTAAGGTGGGATTTACAAATCTTGGTAGGTTCGTTCCTTCCTTTTTGGCGTTTGAAACATCATGAAAACATCAGACCTAAAAGCCATCTTAGCAACATCTGCCTGATCTGGCACTGCAGGAAGAACTTTGTCCACCACAATCACCTTCCCATCATTCGGTGTATAGCCTTCCAGCAAAGTCTCCATTTTCGCTAGCTTCAGTAGCCGCATCAGCTATCAGCTCATCAAAGTTTGCAGTCTTCCCAACTTCCAAGTAATATTTCAATCTAAAACACCATTATCACATGTAGCAGTCAGAAATCAATGCAACaaatcattttattttaaaattattgtagCAGTCAGTAATATTAAAATATGCATGATTTGATGATATAGTcattcaaatttattttatatttttaatgccTAGAAGAATAGTTCTAGTATCCAGAATCCTAATTCATAGAAGCCAAATAAGTAATGATCCATCAAATTCAACTTTAAAACAATCTTtagtttcaatttatttttgCAAGTAGTGCACTTTTGTACAGTATGAAGAGAGTTGCACGTAGTactaaaaaggaagaaaagtttcACATTCATTATTGATGATTCTCTATTTGAATCTCTAAATATTCAAGAAAGAAAACACTCAGAAGGAGTATTGAGTACCCCTGCTCTCCTGTTCTAATCATGaccaagtgagaaaacaataacaTAGCTGAATCTTTTTAATAAAGACAATATATATGCTTGTCTGGCTTAGTAGTTAGATAAGTGTTGGATAGGGAATCAATTAAcaatttttctataaaaataatGATATTAATATGAATGTATAAGATGTAAAATGTACCGCTAGCATGTGTGTGTTTGATTTAGCAAGATTCCAATTCTGTAGTTGCAGTTTTTGAACATTGCCTCTTAACATCTGCATCTCAGCTTTAGTCCATTCAATTATTTTACTGTTTCCAATTTTAATCAAGGAAAACAAAAGCAAATTCTTCCTAATTATATATTTCCATAGATTATATGAGAGGACACTTTTTCTCAGCTAGGAGCTTCAGCAGAGTCATTCTTTCctgcattaaaaaaattcaagtaCTTAAATAATAACACAAATTGAAAACAAGGATGATGAGAGAAATTAAACCTTTAGAAGTTGTTGAATGCAATCCTTATCAGCAGAATTAGAAGAAGTAGTATCCTCTGGTGGTTTTTGTTGTTCTTGAAGGTGGTGTGAGGAGTTGGTGATGTTGGAAAGCTTCTTCCGCATTAAGCTTCCAAATTTATTCAGACAAAGCATAATGATGGAACTTTCGTATTATTAAGTACTAgataaatatattcttaaaatattaagtACAGGTCCACCCTGACAGAAAATAAAACATGACAACCGCACATGGCACTATGGCAGATCTTAACAGAACTAGATAATGGCGTAATGTGCTGCATGTTAATAGGAAAGGCATGCTTCAAAAATCTAATCTTAATAATGAATGAACCATGAATAATAATGTGATTAAGAAGTTGAAACCTTATACTACTTCATATAAAGATATAAACTAAACTAAGTCTACTTCTAaagaagcttttgccttttggTTCAATCTAGAGAGTAGCTCAACATATCAATTTATTAGTAAGCTTTGTATCTTAAATTAAGAAGCTCAACTAAGGATACACAAACAAAACTTTGTAATTTGAAAATGATGCCAATGGGGTTTAACTACGCTTTCTTACTTGGCCTTTACGGATTATAGATCAGCAGAGTGCACTAGAATTTCAGAATATACTTATACAATCTTAAGTTCTTAAGAAACCCACTGAAGTTTTCCACCGTGGACCAAAATTTTCAACAGATGGAATATTCTTGGAACTTCCCTGGATTAACACATGGAAGACAAATGGTTAGATGAGCATGCACAAAGTATGATCAGCTAGAGGGTAAACACCGTAACAACAAACTAGATGCCTCATCTTGAATTAGGCAGCTTGAGCAACAGGCACAGATGAATCTGTTTCTTGCCTGCGAATTGTGGATAGCCATAAGATTAGTTAAAATCCATTAACAGGGAAAACAGCCATCACGTTACTAGAGACAAGTCCAACAACGCCCACTCAAAGTATACCCTCTTACTACATCATCCATGGATACCTCCAAAGCAAAAGTTGTatagcaattttttttatttatttgcattaagTAGTAGATAGTATACactaaaataagaagaaaagaaaattcgtGTGCAGGTTTCACCTTGCAATTCCTTCCCCAACTTCCATTCTGAGAAAGCTCACAACCCTCACAGGTGAACCCACCTCCTTGGATAGATTATCCAACACCGTCTGTAGTGTGCAAAAATTATTAGCTAATGAATGATCAAATAAACATACACTCCATAGATGGATCCTTCTCCATTCTTAAAAGACacaaaatatgtaaaatattgaAAATAGAGAACACCATAGCTAAAAAATAGTCTTTGCTCCTTTTATTAGATGGCTGAAATTATGGTCATGTTGGATCAGTTGGGTATAATTGGATTCAGATTAAAAATACTAGACTTTATTTCATCCATCCTCCATGAAAAGATTTAGGACTTGAATGATGTTGATAGGAACAAGTAACCTATGAAAATTCAAAGGAAGAGAACGAAACTTTTATGCATAAAGTCCACCATCATTTTTCCCTTATTATTTTACATTGTAGTTAACGAAGCCATAGTTTCTTTTATAACGGCAAGTGTGTAATAATGAAGTAAGTAACCAAAGTTCTCCTATTTTGCTACTAGAGTCATAGACACAATTAGAGTTGAAGTGTAAATGGTAATTGCCAACATATAATGGCATTTATCCTACTTTATTGTTAAACTGTAAAAGAAGATGGTgaaattctcttttatttttagttttttaaaaaagaggATACTAGATTCTGACCAAACAGATGCATGGGTAGATTTTGTTTCTTTCACCAATCAAAATCATAAAGTGACCATAGCCTCAACTTTCTTAACAATCCTGATTAAACATAGAGAAACCTCACATACCTTAACATTCATTGTATCATTCACAATAAACTTTTGCTCCATCAGCACAACTTCCTCAAAGTACTTGCGTAATCGTCCTTCTACTAATTTTTCTATGGCCATTTGGGACTTACCAGAGGCTTCAGCCTGAAATATTGAAAACCATACCACAATCTTAACTACAATCTTTTTCAGATTTTATAATGCTGCAAAGGAAAGCAACAGTCAGCAGGCCAACTATAAAATTGAGATATCAGATATTAATATGATATTAATATGAATGTATAAGATGTAAAATATACCGCTAGCATGTGTGTGTTTGATTGAGCAATATTCCAATTCTGTAGTTGCAGTTTTTGAACATTGCCTCTAAACATCTGCATCTCAGCTTTAGTCCATTCAAATATTTTACTGTTTCCAATTTTAATCAAGGAAAACAAAGGCAAATTCTTCCTAATTATATATTCCCATAGATTATATGAGAGGATACTTTTCCTCAGCTAGGAGCTTCAGCAGAGTCATTCTTTCCTGTATAAAAAAATTCAAGTACTTAAATAATAACACAAATTGAAAACAAGGATGATGAGAGAAATTAAACCTTTAGAAGTTGTTGAATGCAATCCTTATCAGCAGAATTAGAAGTAGTATCCTCTGGTGGTTTTTGTTGTTCTTGAAGGTGGTGTGAGGAGTTGGTGATATCAGAAAGCTTCTTCCGTATTAAGCTTCCAAATTTATTCAGATAAAGCATAATGATGGAACTTTCGTATTataactctcttcttcttctcttcgttGTTTTCATCACTTGTTACAAGCTATTCACAAAGAGATTCAAAAACCTACCACCATCTCCACCGTCTCTTCCTCCAATCGGTAACCTCCACCACCTGAAACCACCCGTCTTCCGCACCGTCTACGCCTTATCACAAAAATACGGTCCCATTTTCTCGTTCCGCTTCAGTTACCAAATCTCTGTGGTTGTTTCCTCCGCCTCCTTGGCCGAAGAATGTTTTACCAAAACGACATCGTCCTCACGAACCGTTTCCGTTCCCCCAAGACCAAGCACCTAACCTACAACAACATCGTTGTGATAACTTCGCCGTACGGCGACCACTGGCGCAACCTCTGCCGCATCAGATCCCTGGAGATCCTCTCCACTCAGCGTCTCAACTCTTTTACGGGAATCCGAAGGGACGAAATGGCGAGGTTGAtccggagcttgagtcaggggtTAGGCGAGGGTTTCACGAGAGTTGAAGTAAGATCGAAATTGATGAGAGAGATGGTAAGAGTTGAGAGTAAGAGAGTCCCGATCGAAGCTTTTGGCCAAGTTTGAGGGTTATTGGGTTGGGGGCTGGGTTATTAGggttcattttaaaaaaaaaaaaaaaacttttggccacgcttttaaagcgtgccaaaagagtaCTAGGATATGGCCATGCTTTATAAGCGTTACCGTAATGAAATTCTATCGCGACGCTTCCAAAACGTCATAGTTTCTCTCTatagccacgcttttgaagcgtggcgagAAAAACGTAGCCAAATCTCTATTCAATTGTCACCCtcgcaaaagcgtggccattgactacttttggccacgcttttaaagcgtggcaaaaaaagcgtagccatatctccaATCAACTGCTACCCTTccaaaagcgtggccgttgacCCTTTTACCACGTTTTTGAAGCGTGACAAGAAAAAACATGGCCAAATCTCTATTCAATCGCACCCTCACAAAAGTGTGGATATTAACCACTTTTggtcacgcttttaaagtgtggcaaAAAAAAGCATGGCCATATTTTTCTTGTAATGACTCATGGAGGAAACACTAGTCGAGGACGTGGGAAGTACCTTCAGCCGAGGGGTCAGAATTTTAAGAAAGGAGGACATGCACCTCAAAGTCAAAGTGGCTTTAGAAAGAATACTTATAATCAGTTTCAGTATGCCAAAGGAAGAGGGAATCAGAGTAAGATTTCTCCGGATTTAACTTGTGTGTGTTGTGGGCATTTTCATCCAAATGACTCTTGCAAGATTGGTATAGGTAGTTATTTCAACTGTGGTTTGCCTGGTCACATTGCGAGAGATTGCACTCGTGGGAAGAACCCGAATGCGGGTCAGTGTCAGCACCAAGGGCGAGTATTTGTTGTGAGCGCCAAGGATGCTGCTAAGGCGGATCCTCTTATGAAAGGTAACTATTTAATTGGTGATAAATCCTTAGTTTCATTGTATGATACTGGAGCTTTGCATTCGTTTATTTCATTTGACAAAGTTGAGGAGCTAGGCTTGAAAATGTCAGAATTAGCATTTGAATTGCATGTACATACTCTGTATCAGACGGTTATGACTAGATCAGGTTGTAGATAAGTAGGTTTCAGGCTTGAGGGTAGAGACTTTGTGCATGACTTGGTTTATTTACCAATGGTTGAGTTGGAGATGATTTTGGGATTTGATTGGTTGTCAAAGAATCGGGTGTTCTTGGATTGCTTTGAGCGGTCAATTcagtttatgccggaaggagAAAATGGAGAAGTGGTAGCTGAGGGGTATTACCTGAACTCTGTAATGGTGCACTGTAGTGGGAAAGAGTGTCAGGGTTACATACTATTAGCTGCAAATGCGTTAGGTGAAAATCAGAAGGTAGATCAAATTCCGGTAGTTAAAGACTTTCCGGAAGTGTTCCCAGAAGATATTCTTGAGTTTCCATCTCAAAGGGAGATTGAATTTGCGATTTAATTAGTGTCGGGAGCTGGACCAGTATCGATTATGCTGTATCAAATGGCTCCAATAGAGCTGGCTGAACtaaagactcagttggaagagcttatgaacaagaggttcattcgaccgagtgtatcTCCTTGGGGAGCGCCAGTTATATTAGTGAAAAAGAAGGATGGAGAAATGCGATTGTGTGTGGATTATTGAcagttgaacaaagtgactgtgaagaacaagttcccgctgccaaggatagatgacataataGATCAACTGCAAGGAGCTGGAGTGTTTTCCAAGATTGACTTAAGATCcggttaccatcagataagggtgaaaGAGGGTGACATTCCAAAAACTGCATTTAGGATGCGCTATGGGCATTACAAGTTTGTGGTGATGTTCTTTGGGTTAACGAATGCTCCTACtgtgttcatggattacatgaacagagtatttcatccctttttggacaaatttGTGGTGGTTTTCATAGAAGACATCTTAGTTTATTCTAAGATGGCGAAGGAGCACGAGGAACACTTGAGAATTGTGCTGCAAATTCTAATGGAGCGGAAATTGTATGCTAAGTTGTCCAAATGTGAGTTCTGAAAGGAGGAAGTAAAGTCCCTAGGTCATGTGGTAAGCAAAAGAGGAATAGCCGTAGTTCCTTCAAAAGTAGAAGCGGTGATAGAATGGGAAAGACCAACGATAATGACGGAAGTCAGAAGTTTCTTGGGCTTAGCCTGATAGTACCGGAGATTTATTGAAGGATTTTCCTGGATTGCACTATCGATGACTAAGTTGACAAGGAAGGAGGTGCCGTTTGTGTGGACGTCAAAGTGTGAAGAAAGTTTTCAGACCTTAAAACAAAGGCTAACTTTAGTGCCTGTTTTGATTTTGTCGGAACCGCATGAACCGTTTGAAATGTATTGTGATGCGTCACtgaagggtttgggttgcgtgCTGATGCAACACTGGATTGTGGTGGCATATGCATCGCGTCAGCTGAGACCGCATGAGGTAAATTACCTAACTCACGACTTGGAATTAGCTGtgattgtgtttgcattgaagatttggaggcaccaCTTGTATGGAGTGAGGTTTAGCGTCTTTTCTTATCGTAAGAATCTCAAGTACATCTTTCATCAGAAAGAGAtcaatatgcgtcagaggaggtggatggagttgctaaaggattatgattttgaactgaGTTATCACACTGGAAAGACATATGTGGTGGCGGACGCATTGAGTCAGAAGTCTTTAACAATGGCTTGGATGAGGATAAAAAAAGAGGAATT is a window from the Arachis hypogaea cultivar Tifrunner chromosome 1, arahy.Tifrunner.gnm2.J5K5, whole genome shotgun sequence genome containing:
- the LOC112805566 gene encoding uncharacterized protein, with the protein product MLYLNKFGSLIRKKLSDITNSSHHLQEQQKPPEDTTSNSADKDCIQQLLKERMTLLKLLAEENKIFEWTKAEMQMFRGNVQKLQLQNWNIAQSNTHMLAAEASGKSQMAIEKLVEGRLRKYFEEVVLMEQKFIVNDTMNVKTVLDNLSKEVGSPVRVVSFLRMEVGEGIASLMRKKLSNITNSSHHLQEQQKPPEDTTSSNSADKDCIQQLLKERMTLLKLLAEKNKIIEWTKAEMQMLRGNVQKLQLQNWNLAKSNTHMLAIEILLGSWEDCKL